The sequence below is a genomic window from bacterium.
TCGCCCAGGCGCCGGACGGCACCGTCTGCTATTTCGGGGAGGACGTCGACATCTATGAAGGAGGCGTCGTCGTCAACCACGAAGGGGCCTGGAAGGCCGGGGAGGGTGAGAACCTGCCCGGCATCATCATGCCGTCCGATCCACGCGTCGAGACGCGGTTCGTTCAGGAAATCGCGCCCGGCATCGCGGGCGATGTCTCCGCGATCATCGGAATGGGGGAAACGGTATCGGAACCCGGTGGAAAATTTACGAATGTCCTCCACACCCTCGAATGGAATCCCGTCGAGGGACAGACCAGCAATGACGGCGAGGAGAAGTTTTATGCGCCTGGCGTGGGATTAATCGAAGACGACGTCGTCGAGCTGGTGAGCGTGACTAATTAGCTCCGCTTCCCGCGGGACAGCCCTCGCTACGGTTCGTAATGGAAGCTAGACGTATTTCTCGAAGTGCACCTGCTTCTTGTCAAAGCCGATCTCCTCGGCGGCCTTTTGCACCGCCTCGATCATGGGGACGAGACCGCAGACGTAGATCTGCTTCCCCTTCGGATCGGCGACGAGCTTTTTAAGTATCTCCTGGACGTAACCGACTTCGCCTTTCCACTCCTTCGGGCGTGAGACGGTGGGGATGAACTTGAAGTTGGCGTGTTTCTTCTCCAACTCGCGAAATTCCTCATTATAGAGGACTTCGTTCTCGTAGCGGACGCCGAAGATGAGCGTGATCGGTTCTTGAAAGTCGTCGCGCAAAAGCACGCGGAGCATGCTACGCAAGGGTGCCAGACCGGTTCCGGTGGCCACGAACACGAGTTCGCTCTCCACGGGCTCCTTGAGGACGAAACCGCCGTAGGGCATCGTGACGGTGACTTCGTCGCCTTCCTTCAAGGTCCAAAACCAGTTCGTCGCGTAACCGCCTTCGACCAGCTTGATGCAGAGATCGAGGTAGCCCGCCTCGAATGGGGAGGAGCAGATCGAGTAGGCCTTCTTCAGGGGCTTTTCGCCTGCCTTCGGCACCTGCACCATGCAAAACTGGCCCGCCTGGAAGGGGATCCATTTGCCCCGGGGAAAACGCAGCCGGAAGGTCCGGACGCTGGGCGTCAGCTCGAAGATTTTTTCCAGTACCGTCGTGACAGGCTCTAAAGGCATATTGTAGGGGCGAATCTTGTATTCGCCCTTCTACTAGATGAGGAACGCCGAAAAAATCAAAGAAAAAGCCCATGAACTGGGCTTTGAGCTTGTCGGCATCAGCCCCGCCCATCCGGCGCCGGATTTCGACTTCTTCCGCTGGTGGCTGGACAAGGGATTCGGCGCGACCATGACGTACCTGAACCGCCAGGCCGAGCGCCGCGGCGATCCCGAAAAGGTCCTGCCGGGCGTCAAATCGGTGATCTGTGTCGCCCTGAACTACCACACCGGCGCGGCGGGGGGCCGGATCGCGAG
It includes:
- a CDS encoding FAD-binding oxidoreductase, yielding MPLEPVTTVLEKIFELTPSVRTFRLRFPRGKWIPFQAGQFCMVQVPKAGEKPLKKAYSICSSPFEAGYLDLCIKLVEGGYATNWFWTLKEGDEVTVTMPYGGFVLKEPVESELVFVATGTGLAPLRSMLRVLLRDDFQEPITLIFGVRYENEVLYNEEFRELEKKHANFKFIPTVSRPKEWKGEVGYVQEILKKLVADPKGKQIYVCGLVPMIEAVQKAAEEIGFDKKQVHFEKYV